The Leptodactylus fuscus isolate aLepFus1 chromosome 5 unlocalized genomic scaffold, aLepFus1.hap2 SUPER_5_unloc_1, whole genome shotgun sequence genome includes a window with the following:
- the SAP25 gene encoding histone deacetylase complex subunit SAP25 — protein sequence MAGNMEGGAAQVHCCDHSDCESIEDEEDEDEELSGDEDHSPTDEASAHQSQSLTHCNASPLWSEPSGLDTTPRPLLISRVLFHPTFEDYYTAVAIQQNLETREMQQRREEGIPANCGEYFYTDPLLSPGQRVYNCMTPESLEVFRDFRLQTPPPIMSSCIFPSSYEDDPMSDEEEALGDPSDIGGSVDPPPLQPECSPLFASPGPSNTLELEAAGALLCLSDSAPPPCGHECTGSAHLYF from the exons GTCCATTGCTGTGACCACTCAGACTGTGAGTCCatagaggatgaggaggatgaagatgaagagcTCTCTGGAGATGAGGACCACAG CCCTACAGATGAAGCTTCAGCCCATCAGTCCCAgtcactgacacactgtaacgctTCCCCCCTCTGGTCGGAGCCTTCAG GTTTGGATACGACCCCTCGGCCTCTCCTCATATCTCGCGTTCTCTTTCACCCCACGTTTGAGGATTATTACACTGCGGTCGCCATTCAGCAGAACCTGGAGACCCGGGAGATGCAGCAGAGGAGGGaggaag GAATCCCTGCAAACTGCGGAGAATATTTCTATACCGATCCCTTATTGTCACCGGGACAACGGGTGTATAACTGCATGACACCTGAAAGTCTGGAG gtATTTCGCGACTTCCGTCTTCAGACTCCGCCTCCCATCATGTCTTCCTGTATATTCCCCTCCAGCTATGAGGACGATCCTATGAGTGATGAGGAAGAAGCTTTGGGGGACCCCTCAGATATTGGGGGATCAGTGGACCCTCCTCCCTTACAGCCTGAATGTTCTCCCCTGTTTGCCAGTCCGGGTCCTTCTAACACATTGGAGCTGGAGGCGGCTGGCGCCCTCTTGTGTTTATCTGATTCTGCCCCCCCGCCCTGTGGACATGAGTGCACCGGCTCCGCCCACTTGTATTTCTAA